The Medicago truncatula cultivar Jemalong A17 chromosome 4, MtrunA17r5.0-ANR, whole genome shotgun sequence genome includes a region encoding these proteins:
- the LOC11445416 gene encoding uncharacterized protein gives MDRLLSSSSSSLNTNLKPFTFLPLKPRFNSARFNFFPSNRSSFKWVASISRNNENPSPFLSATPLFVKPNNSLSHVANSDNPIIESQPVNKINATDFKKPKGLTVQTFVILSALVVLLIQPVFAPAAFATFANAAKTSGPATTAVGGKLIRTELLSSAWTGFFAGCLHTLSGPDHLAALAPLSIGRTRTESALVGALWGCGHDAGQLIFGLIFLLLKDRLHIEIIRTWGTRVVGLTLLVIGAMGIKEASEVSAPIVALENGESSVGAYESLDNPVAGKKKIGFATFATGIVHGLQPDALMMVLPALALPSRVSGAAFLIMFLVGTVVAMGSYTVFIGSCSQALKDRVPRITEKLTWASSLIAIALGFAIIISQFFGFSLY, from the exons ATGGATAGGCttctatcttcttcttcttcttctctcaacACCAACCTCAAACCCTTCACTTTCCTTCCTCTTAAACCTcgttttaattctgcaagattcaattttttcccttcaaatcGTTCTTCCTTCAAGTGGGTCGCTTCAATTTCTCGTAACAATGAAAACCCATCTCCATTTTTGTCTGCAACGCCCCTTTTCGTCAAACCAAACAATTCACTTTCTCATGTTGCCAATTCTGATAACCCTATAATTGAATCTCAACCTGTCAATAAGATCAATGCCACTGATTTCAAAAAACCAAAG gGATTAACAGTTCAGACATTTGTAATACTCTCTGCTCTTGTTGTGCTCTTAATTCAACCAGTTTTTGCACCAGCAGCTTTTGCAACATTTGCAAATGCTGCCAAGACCAGTGGTCCTGCCACAACTGCAGTTGGGGGAAAACTTATCCGTACCGAGCTCCTAAGTAGTGCTTGGACTGGTTTCTTTGCTGGTTGCTTGCACACATTATCAGGGCCTGACCACCTTGCAGCTTTGGCTCCATTGTCAATTGGCCGTACTCGAACAGAGAGCGCTCTCGTTGGAGCCCTTTGGGGTTGTGGCCATGATGCTGGTCAGTTAATCTTTGGCTTAATATTTTTGCTCCTAAAAGATCGACTTCACATTGAAATTATCCGAACTTGGGGCACAAGAGTAGTAGGTCTTACCTTGCTAGTAATTGGTGCTATGGGAATTAAGGAAGCTTCAGAAGTTTCTGCCCCAATTGTTGCCTTAGAAAACGGTGAAAGCAGCGTCGGCGCCTATGAATCACTCGATAATCCTGTAGCTGGAAAGAAGAAGATTGGTTTTGCTACTTTTGCCACTGGAATAGTTCATGGACTGCAACCAGATGCGTTGATGATGGTGTTGCCTGCTCTTGCTTTGCCTTCTCGTGTATCCGGTGCTGCATTTCTCATCATGTTCTTAGTTGGAACTGTAGTTGCAATGGGGAGCTATACAGTATTTATAGGATCATGTAGCCAAGCACTAAAGGATAGAGTGCCTAGAATAACCGAGAAACTCACTTGGGCTTCTTCTCTTATAGCGATAGCCCTTGGGTTTGCCATCATCATTAGCCAGTTTTTTGGGTTTAGTTTGTATTGA